The genomic window TGGACTGGTCGCCGCCCCGTTGGCCGCCTGGCTGGTCAGTCGGATCCCCCGGCTGAAGATGCTGTACATCGTCGGCGCCGTCATCACCCTGCTGAGCATCCGCAACATCTGGCTGGCCGTCGAGTCGTTCACCCGGTAGCGTCAGCGGTCGGCGACGGTCGGTGTCAAAAGCCTCCCCGGTTGGGGAGGCTCTCTTTGCTGGTAATCGTCATCCGAGGTGTCGCCCGCACTACAACGAGTCGACAACCATCGATAATCCCCGTCGTCATTCCAGGATCATCGTGTTCAGGACGATCAGCGCCCCCGACGGGTGAACAAGGGCGGGGATCACGCCGGGTATCCCCCGCGGTCACCACAGATCCGGCCGTAATGGTTCGGCCGACGTTCAGCGAATAGGTCGTTGCCGCTGGAAAGGGTCTTGTCGGCGGCGGCGGCGGGATCAACGTCCATCAGGAACAACTCTTCCCGGTCGTCCGGCGCCCGGTGCAGCAGTGAGCCGTCGGGGGCGACGATCTGGCTGGAGCCGATAAACGACAGTCTTTCGCCCCGTCGGAACTCGGAGCCCGTCCGGTTGGCCGTCACGGCGAAGATCCGGTTCTCCAGGCAGCGGGTCAGCATGGCCCGGGGGCAGTGGGGCAGGACGAGGTTGGCGGGGTGACAGACGATCCGGGCGCCCTCGAGGGCCAGGCAGCGCATGGTCTCCGGATAGATCCAGTCGAAGCAGATCATCAGGCCCAGCTCGGCGCCGGCGGCGTTGACGCTGTGTGGGGGTTCGTCCCCGGGCTGGAATAGCTCGTCCTCGAAGCCGAACAGGTGCAGCTTGCGGTAGCGGTCGACCAGACCGTCGGGACCGACGAGGACGGCGCTGTTGTAGTAAACGTCGCCGGCGCGCTCGGCCAGGCCGCAGACGTAGTGGGCGCTGGTTTCGCGAGCCAGGGTGGTCAACAGCTCCGTGGTCGGTCCCGCGGCGGGCTCGGCGGAACGGGCCAGCAGCTCCGGCTCCAGGCAGTAGCCGCTGACGGCCAGCTCGGGCAGCACGACGAGGTCGGCTTGGCGGCCGGCGAGGAAATCGGCCAGTCGGCGGCGGTTGAGCTCGGGCTCGCCCAGCCGGGGTTCGAACTGCAGATAACCGATCTTCACGCGAAGTCCTTTATTGCATATAGCCGATGGAGCGCAACTGGTCGCGCTCGGCTTCGCTCAAGCCGTCGGCCTGAGCGGCGGCGTAGTGGGGGTTGTAGCGCTCCAGCAGGTAACCGCACCGCTGTTGGTAGGCGTTCCAGGCTGCGAGCAGCTCCTCGCGCAGCTCGGGGTACACCGCGGCGACATTGTAACGCTGCTCGGTGTCCGAGGGCAGGTAGAGCTCCACCAGCGGTTCGGCATCCATGTTCTCGATGATCAACCGGCCCTCGTCGGCAATGACGGTGCCCTCACGGCCCATGAAGCCGATGTTCTCGGCGTAGATGTAACGTTCCCCGGCGGGTTGGTCCTGCAAGGGCCGGGCCAGGGTGGCCTCCTCGTCGTACTCGAGGTCGAGACCCGTGAGGATGGTGGGGTAGAGATCGGTCAGGCCGACGGGGAATCGGCGGACGGAACCGTCGTCGAAGACCCCCGGCCAGCGGACAACCAGGGGCACACGGATCTGTTCGTCGTAGACGCTGGTGGCGTGTCCGACTTCCTCGTGCTCCCAGAGGGCCTCGCCGTGGTCGGCGGTGTAGAAGACGATGGTGTTGTCAAGGGCGCCGCCGGCCTCGAGGGCGTCGAGCATCCGGCCCAGGATCTCGTCCTCGTAGCGCACCTCGGCGGCGTACAGGGCCCGGATCTGCTCCCGTTCCGCCGTAGGCGCGCCGCCGACGCCGGCCTCCCGACGTTCGCCGACATAGTTGAGACCGGAGGATTCCTCATAGGGACCCGAGTAGTCGTTGTCGGGAACGTAGCGCAGCGGCGGGGTGTAGGGGCAGTGGGGGTCGAAGAGGTGGACGTAGGCGTAGACGCCGCCCTCCGGGGGCAGTTCGCCGGCCAGCTCGACGGCGGTCTCGTTGGGAATCGTTTTGAGCCGCCGCAGGTCGACCTCGGTCAACCAGAGGGACAGCCGGTGGAGCAGGACCAAGTAGAGGGGGGCGTTGAAGTCGGGCCACCAGACGTTGAGATTGCCCAGCTTGGCCGTGGTGTGGTACATCCAGTTGGCGTAGCTGTCGAAGCCCCGGTAGTGGCCGGAGTGGGTGGTGATCACCCCGTTGCAGAACAGGCCCCAGGTGGTGTAGCCGGCGGCGTTGAGTTTCTCCTGGAGCGTTTCGACGGGGGGCAAAGGCTTGGTCACTCCGACGCCGTGAACGGCCGGTTCCAGTCCGGTGAACAGGCTGCTGACCGAGGGCAGGGTCCAGTTGCTGGGGGAGTAGCAATACTCGAAGCGCACCCCCTTTGCGGCCAGTCGGTCGAGGTTGGGTGTCGGCGCCGGGCCGCCGTAGGTCGAGGCGTAATCGGCCCGGTGGGCGTCGGAGACGATCACCAGCACGTTGGGCCCCGGCGGGTCCTCCGGGGGCCTGGTGTAGTCGAAACCGCCCAGGGCGGTGGTGTAGAGGATGATCGTCGCCGGCAGGGCCGCGGCGAGGAGGATGCCGGCGATCCGGGAGGACCATTTGATCAGTCGGGGCAGCTTGAGGGCCGCCCAGAGCGTGGCGGCGCCGATGAGCAACCCGCCGAGGATGGTCACCCAGGTGTCCCAGCGGGCGTACTGCGCGGCGTAGTTGGGCAGGGCCAGGACTACGGCGTTGACGAAAGCCACCGAGCCGAAGCCGATGAAGCGGCGTCGGCCCTCGCTCAGACGACCGATCAGGGGAAGCAGCCAGGCGGCCGGGACGCCGACGACGAGGGCGCAGAAGGCGCCGATCAGGGGGATGTAGGTCGCCGCACCGACGTAGAACAGCAGATGAGCTTGGCCGCCGCTGCCCAGGGTGTCGACGGCGATGGCGCTGCCGGGCTCGAAGAGCAGACAGCGCAGGTAGAAGAACAGGGCGAAGAGGTAGCTGACCAGCACGCCGAAGAGGACCAGCCGCAGGGTTCGGCGCCAGAACGTCGACCCGGTTTCGGCGGTCTGTGCGGTTTTCGTTGTCGAGTTTCCGCTCATCGAACTCCCTTCGTGGTCACTGCATGTAGCCGATCGCCCGCAGCTGCTCGATCTGCGCCGGGCTCAGCTCTTCGATATCCTCGGTAGCGTAGGGGTTGAAGCGTTCGGTGATTCTAGCACACCGTTCGAGGTAGGCGGTCCACAGCTCGAGTAATTCAGCGACCAGCTCCGGTCGCTCCGCCGCCAGATCAGCGGTCTGACCGTAATCGTCGGCGGCGTAGAGTTCGTAGCCCGCGGGGTCATCGAGGGGGTCCATGATCAGCCGTCCCCGGGGGGCGATGACCGTGCCCTCGGCGCCGTAGTGACCGAGGTTATGGGCGTAGATCACCCGGTTCGGATCGACGGGCTCCTGCAGCGGTTGGGCCAGAGTGGCCTCGGTGTTGTAATCGATACCCAAGCCGCTCAGGATGGTGGCGTAGACATCGGTCAACGAGACCGGATCGTGGCGGATATCACCGCCCTCGAATTGACCCGGCCAACAGGCGACCAGGGGCACATGGATCTGCTCGTCATACAGGCTGGTGGCGTGTCCGAGTTCCTCGTGCTCCCAGAGGGCCTCGCCGTGGTCACCGGTATAGAAGACGACGGTGTTCTCCAGGGCGCCGCCGGCCTCCAGCCGATCCAGCATCTCACCCAGCACCCGGTCGGCGTAGCGGATCTCCCCTTGATAGAGCCGGCGCAGTTGCCGCCGCTCCTCGAGGGGGGTTTCGTCCTTGGCGCCCTCGAGCCGGAGCGGAACGTAGTGCAGACCGGAGTACTCCTCGAGAGGGCCGTGGTAATCATTGTCCGGAATCAGTTCCGGCGGCGGGGCGAAGGGATAGTGGGGGTCGAACAGGTGAACGTAGGCGTAGACGCCGCCCTCCGGCGGCAGCTCGCCGGCCAGCTCCACGGCGGTTTCGTTGGCCACGGCCTTGATGTGCTGCAGATCCAGATCGAAGAGCATATGCATCGCCATCTGGACAAACGCCAGATACAGGGGGCCGTCGTAGCCCATGATGTTGTACTGGATGCCGAAGGTGGGGATGTTGAGGTAGGACCAGTTGCTGTAGGTGTCGAAGCGGCGGTAGTGTCCGGTGCGATGGTTGACCACCTCGTTGGAATGCAGGGCCCAGGTGGTGTAGCCGTTCGCGGCGAGGAGTTCCTGCAGGGAGACCAGCGGGGCGAGGTTTTTCTGCAAGCCGACCCGGTGCACCGCCGGCTCCAGGCCGGTGAACAGGCTGCTGATCGAGGGCAGGGTCCAGTTGCAGGGGGCGTAACAGCGTTCGAAGCTGACGCCGCGCTCTGCCAGGCGTTCTAGGTTGGGCGTCGGCGCCGGCCCGTCGTAGAGGGAGCAGTAATCGGCCCGGTGCGCGTCGGAGACGATCACCAGGATGTTG from Candidatus Coatesbacteria bacterium includes these protein-coding regions:
- a CDS encoding sulfatase-like hydrolase/transferase, with amino-acid sequence MSGNSTTKTAQTAETGSTFWRRTLRLVLFGVLVSYLFALFFYLRCLLFEPGSAIAVDTLGSGGQAHLLFYVGAATYIPLIGAFCALVVGVPAAWLLPLIGRLSEGRRRFIGFGSVAFVNAVVLALPNYAAQYARWDTWVTILGGLLIGAATLWAALKLPRLIKWSSRIAGILLAAALPATIILYTTALGGFDYTRPPEDPPGPNVLVIVSDAHRADYASTYGGPAPTPNLDRLAAKGVRFEYCYSPSNWTLPSVSSLFTGLEPAVHGVGVTKPLPPVETLQEKLNAAGYTTWGLFCNGVITTHSGHYRGFDSYANWMYHTTAKLGNLNVWWPDFNAPLYLVLLHRLSLWLTEVDLRRLKTIPNETAVELAGELPPEGGVYAYVHLFDPHCPYTPPLRYVPDNDYSGPYEESSGLNYVGERREAGVGGAPTAEREQIRALYAAEVRYEDEILGRMLDALEAGGALDNTIVFYTADHGEALWEHEEVGHATSVYDEQIRVPLVVRWPGVFDDGSVRRFPVGLTDLYPTILTGLDLEYDEEATLARPLQDQPAGERYIYAENIGFMGREGTVIADEGRLIIENMDAEPLVELYLPSDTEQRYNVAAVYPELREELLAAWNAYQQRCGYLLERYNPHYAAAQADGLSEAERDQLRSIGYMQ
- a CDS encoding sulfatase-like hydrolase/transferase; translation: MVPRTKLEHELPSAGARGFFRRTLRLFLFGVLVSYCFTVFYYLLRWINPTPAVYAHSLGSEGFHSLLFYTGILTWMPLIGALAALFIGALYSGGVALVKKLRRGDSLNADRLDFIGLVVIAAVNGGVLALPHYSYAYRAPFSLVVLAGGLLIGAAAVFIARRWPRIELWARRIAGGLLGLAVLLYLVLYLFGLGYQAYPPPPEESPGPNILVIVSDAHRADYCSLYDGPAPTPNLERLAERGVSFERCYAPCNWTLPSISSLFTGLEPAVHRVGLQKNLAPLVSLQELLAANGYTTWALHSNEVVNHRTGHYRRFDTYSNWSYLNIPTFGIQYNIMGYDGPLYLAFVQMAMHMLFDLDLQHIKAVANETAVELAGELPPEGGVYAYVHLFDPHYPFAPPPELIPDNDYHGPLEEYSGLHYVPLRLEGAKDETPLEERRQLRRLYQGEIRYADRVLGEMLDRLEAGGALENTVVFYTGDHGEALWEHEELGHATSLYDEQIHVPLVACWPGQFEGGDIRHDPVSLTDVYATILSGLGIDYNTEATLAQPLQEPVDPNRVIYAHNLGHYGAEGTVIAPRGRLIMDPLDDPAGYELYAADDYGQTADLAAERPELVAELLELWTAYLERCARITERFNPYATEDIEELSPAQIEQLRAIGYMQ